In Iodobacter fluviatilis, one DNA window encodes the following:
- the ahpF gene encoding alkyl hydroperoxide reductase subunit F, whose translation MLESNIKTQLAAYLEKLQFPIELIASIDESAAAQEMQSLLQEITELSDKITLRFADAALKPSFGIARVGEEARVRFAGIPMGHEFTSLVLGLLQVGGHPPKIEAALIEQIKALPGELRFETFISLTCQNCPEVVQSLNLMAVLNPKISHVMIDGALHQDEVNARQIMAVPSVYLNGEAFGQGRMGIEEIVAKLDTGLLERQAEAIANKDQFDLLVIGGGPAGAAAAVYAARKGIRTGVVAERFGGQVLDTMSIENFISVQETEGPKLVTALEQHVKQYDVDIMNLQRAESLSLDENGISQIRLASGATLKSKSVIIATGARWREMNVPGEKEYRGRGVAYCPHCDGPLFKGKRVAVVGGGNSGVEAAIDLAGIVEHVTLLEFGAELRADAVLQKKLYSLPNVVVIKQAQTTAVLGDGQKVSGLQYTDRQTGESHQVDLAGIFVQIGLLPNTDWLKGTLDLSKHGEIEVDNRGQTSLAGVFAAGDVTTVPFKQIVIAMGDGAKASLGAFDHLMRS comes from the coding sequence ATGCTTGAATCCAATATCAAAACGCAACTTGCTGCTTATTTAGAAAAACTGCAATTTCCGATTGAGCTGATTGCCTCTATAGACGAAAGCGCCGCTGCTCAGGAAATGCAAAGCTTGCTGCAAGAAATTACCGAGTTATCGGACAAAATTACGCTGCGTTTTGCAGATGCTGCACTCAAGCCTTCCTTTGGCATTGCCCGTGTTGGCGAAGAAGCCCGTGTGCGCTTTGCCGGGATTCCCATGGGGCATGAGTTTACGTCTCTGGTGCTGGGCTTGCTGCAAGTTGGCGGCCATCCGCCCAAGATTGAAGCGGCGTTGATCGAGCAAATTAAGGCTTTGCCTGGTGAGCTGCGCTTTGAAACCTTTATCTCGCTCACCTGCCAAAACTGCCCGGAAGTGGTGCAATCGCTCAACTTAATGGCGGTGCTTAATCCTAAAATCAGCCATGTGATGATCGATGGTGCATTGCATCAGGATGAAGTGAACGCAAGGCAAATCATGGCCGTGCCTTCGGTGTATTTGAATGGCGAGGCTTTTGGTCAGGGCCGGATGGGGATTGAGGAAATCGTGGCCAAGCTCGATACCGGCTTGCTTGAGCGTCAGGCTGAGGCAATTGCAAACAAAGATCAGTTTGATTTGCTGGTGATTGGCGGCGGGCCAGCAGGTGCGGCAGCGGCGGTGTATGCGGCGCGTAAAGGCATTCGCACTGGCGTGGTGGCCGAGCGTTTTGGTGGCCAGGTACTGGATACTATGAGTATTGAAAATTTTATTTCGGTGCAAGAAACCGAAGGGCCAAAGCTGGTCACAGCGCTGGAGCAACATGTAAAGCAATACGATGTGGATATTATGAATCTGCAACGCGCCGAATCGCTTAGCCTGGATGAAAACGGCATCAGCCAGATTCGCCTTGCTAGTGGCGCAACCTTAAAAAGCAAATCGGTGATTATCGCCACCGGCGCGCGTTGGCGCGAAATGAATGTGCCGGGTGAAAAAGAATACCGTGGGCGCGGCGTGGCTTATTGCCCACATTGCGATGGGCCTCTGTTTAAAGGTAAACGCGTTGCCGTAGTGGGCGGGGGCAATTCTGGCGTAGAAGCCGCCATTGATTTGGCTGGGATTGTGGAACACGTTACCCTGCTGGAGTTTGGCGCAGAATTGCGCGCCGATGCCGTATTACAGAAAAAACTCTATAGCCTGCCTAATGTGGTGGTGATTAAACAGGCGCAAACCACCGCAGTATTGGGTGACGGGCAGAAGGTGAGCGGTTTGCAATATACCGATCGCCAAACTGGTGAATCGCATCAGGTCGATCTGGCCGGTATTTTTGTGCAAATTGGTTTGTTGCCCAATACCGATTGGCTAAAAGGCACACTTGATTTGAGTAAACACGGAGAGATTGAAGTCGATAATCGTGGGCAAACTTCTTTAGCGGGGGTGTTTGCTGCTGGGGACGTGACCACCGTGCCATTCAAGCAGATTGTGATTGCCATGGGTGATGGTGCCAAAGCATCGCTGGGCGCTTTTGATCATTTAATGCGTAGTTAA
- a CDS encoding lytic polysaccharide monooxygenase produces the protein MNKYALPALLASLLAPLASAHGTMEVPISRILSCFNEGPENPKTAACQAAVALSGPQMLYDWSGVNQLPNGNHKAFVPDGQLCAGGKSNYAGMNLARTDWPVTPIAPNANGQFDFIYTAPAAHQTRNWQFFITKDGWNPNKPLAWSDLEDTPFCTLGNTAAVDKKYKLSCPLPKKTGVHIIYNVWQRSDSDEAFYSCSDVNFSGSLSTYKELGQIRAQQDLKADTKVTFRLFDKDGRDVESFSITTGYDSQTGENTSLAANWPFYLSQKVNVNSRYISVGVLASNGSVSPVKSVQDNRVYVRNNGEYSFKVDIGGVIVPTPTPVPTPVPTPVPTPVPTPVPTPVPTPVPTPVPTPVPTPAPTPVPTPVPTPVPTPVPTPVPTPPPSTSCAPDWKAASTYATVNTKVSQNLRNYQNKWWTVGEEPAKSGQWGVWQDMGVCKK, from the coding sequence ATGAATAAATACGCTCTGCCTGCCCTGCTTGCCAGCCTGCTGGCCCCACTAGCCAGCGCCCATGGCACCATGGAAGTGCCAATCAGCCGTATCTTAAGCTGCTTTAATGAAGGACCTGAAAACCCCAAAACGGCAGCCTGCCAGGCGGCCGTTGCACTTTCTGGCCCGCAAATGCTTTACGACTGGTCTGGTGTTAATCAGCTGCCCAATGGCAATCACAAAGCTTTTGTACCGGATGGCCAGCTTTGCGCCGGGGGAAAATCAAATTATGCAGGGATGAATCTGGCCCGTACCGACTGGCCAGTCACCCCCATTGCGCCTAATGCCAATGGGCAATTTGATTTCATTTACACCGCCCCCGCCGCGCACCAAACCCGCAACTGGCAATTTTTTATTACCAAAGATGGCTGGAACCCCAATAAGCCATTAGCCTGGTCTGATCTGGAAGACACGCCATTCTGCACCTTGGGCAATACTGCGGCCGTAGATAAGAAATACAAACTCAGCTGCCCGCTACCTAAAAAAACCGGCGTGCATATTATTTATAATGTGTGGCAGCGCAGCGACAGCGATGAGGCGTTTTACTCCTGCTCGGATGTCAACTTCTCTGGCAGCCTCTCCACCTATAAAGAGCTGGGCCAAATCCGCGCTCAGCAAGATTTAAAAGCCGATACCAAGGTGACTTTCCGCCTGTTTGATAAAGATGGCCGCGATGTGGAAAGCTTCTCGATAACCACCGGCTACGATAGCCAAACCGGCGAAAATACATCTTTGGCCGCCAACTGGCCCTTCTATCTGTCGCAGAAAGTGAATGTCAATTCGCGCTATATCAGTGTGGGCGTACTAGCGAGCAATGGCAGCGTATCCCCAGTTAAATCGGTGCAAGACAACCGTGTGTATGTCAGAAACAATGGGGAATACAGCTTTAAGGTGGATATTGGCGGCGTAATTGTGCCAACACCAACCCCAGTACCAACTCCTGTTCCTACTCCGGTACCAACACCTGTGCCGACTCCGGTACCAACACCTGTGCCGACTCCGGTACCAACACCTGTGCCGACTCCGGTACCAACTCCTGCTCCTACCCCGGTACCAACACCTGTGCCAACTCCGGTGCCAACCCCGGTTCCTACACCCGTACCCACTCCGCCACCATCAACAAGCTGCGCGCCAGATTGGAAAGCGGCCAGCACCTATGCCACAGTGAACACCAAGGTCAGCCAGAATCTGCGTAACTACCAAAACAAATGGTGGACAGTGGGTGAAGAGCCGGCAAAAAGTGGCCAGTGGGGCGTGTGGCAAGACATGGGGGTTTGCAAGAAGTAA
- a CDS encoding glutathione peroxidase: MRILALLGFCSSISLAACPPLLDYQSKTLKGEAFDFCSYSGKPILVVNTASKCGFTPQFDKLEKIYAKYKDQGLLVVGFPSNDFKQELADNKEIGDFCRLTYFVEFPMLEKSSVRGANANPLFKRLSAAADTTPKWNFYKYLIAPDGKTVTAYSSITEPDDKEIISKIEGWLKK, from the coding sequence ATGCGTATCCTCGCCCTGCTTGGTTTTTGCAGCTCCATCAGCCTAGCTGCCTGCCCGCCTTTGCTTGATTATCAAAGCAAAACGCTCAAAGGTGAGGCTTTTGATTTTTGCAGTTATAGCGGCAAGCCTATTTTAGTCGTGAATACCGCCAGCAAATGCGGCTTTACCCCGCAGTTTGATAAATTAGAAAAAATCTACGCCAAATATAAAGACCAAGGGCTGCTTGTGGTGGGATTTCCATCTAATGATTTCAAGCAAGAGCTGGCCGACAATAAAGAAATTGGTGATTTCTGCCGCCTCACCTATTTTGTAGAATTCCCCATGCTGGAGAAATCCAGCGTACGCGGCGCCAATGCAAATCCGCTGTTTAAACGGCTGAGCGCTGCTGCCGATACCACACCCAAGTGGAATTTCTACAAATATTTGATTGCCCCGGATGGCAAAACAGTCACCGCCTATAGCTCGATCACCGAGCCTGACGATAAAGAAATCATCAGTAAAATTGAAGGCTGGCTGAAAAAATAA